The following is a genomic window from Acidisarcina sp..
CCCTTCCGGTCGCAGCTGTGACCGCCAGCCGCCATCCTGTGGAGAATGGGTAACGATTGATGCCAGAGCTGCCAGCAGGAAAAGAGAGACAATCGCCCCAACCCGCCGACCCCTCAGTGGACCCATCGGTCGAGCCGGCTCTTCCGCTTGTTCCCGAGCCACGCGAGAGCCCCGAGCCAGGCAAGCTGCGCGTCTACCTGGGAGCAGCGCCGGGGGTGGGCAAAACATATCGCATGCTGCAGGATGCGAACCTGCTGCGCGATCAGGGTGCGGATATCGTCATCGGCCTGGTAGAGCCGCACGGACGTTCAGAGACCCGGGAACAGATCGGAAACCTCGAAATCATTCCTGAACGCGAGATCGCGTACCGCTCCGTCATACTGCACGAGATGGACCTCGATGCCATTCTGGCACGCAAGCCGGAGATCTGCCTTGTCGACGAGCTGGCGCATACCAATGTTCCCGGATCGACCAACCGCAAACGGTACGAGGACGTACTGGATCTGCTCGAAGCAGGCATCCATGTCTTCGCAACCGTCAATATCCAGCACCTGGAGACGCTGAACGACGCAGTCTCCCGCTCCGCAAACACCACCATCCGCGAAACGATTCCCGACAGCTTTCTGGCCCGCGCCAACGAGGTCATCAACGTGGACGTGACCGTGGAGGAGCTTCGAGCGAGACTGCGGCAGGGAAAAATCTATCCCGCGGATCGGGTGGAGCAATCGCTCTCCAACTT
Proteins encoded in this region:
- a CDS encoding universal stress protein; amino-acid sequence: MPELPAGKERQSPQPADPSVDPSVEPALPLVPEPRESPEPGKLRVYLGAAPGVGKTYRMLQDANLLRDQGADIVIGLVEPHGRSETREQIGNLEIIPEREIAYRSVILHEMDLDAILARKPEICLVDELAHTNVPGSTNRKRYEDVLDLLEAGIHVFATVNIQHLETLNDAVSRSANTTIRETIPDSFLARANEVINVDVTVEELRARLRQGKIYPADRVEQSLSNFFRKGNLNTLRELSLRTTAEQVGTRASEYRRVQGLEQAPIPEKVMVCLSTRPGTERLLRVGSRIAGRLATNWYAVYVESDRRPKDPAAPQRLEEIQRMARDLGANVITLKSRNVSDALIQFAQRENISHVVFGQSARSRLDILLRGSVLNRFLAEVRDITVQVVPMSKVVPASKQSKPR